The following is a genomic window from Drosophila busckii strain San Diego stock center, stock number 13000-0081.31 chromosome 2L, ASM1175060v1, whole genome shotgun sequence.
GAACAAgcccagccacagccacagccacgaCCACGACACAGCGAACGCGTCTGACGTTGACagagtcagcagcaacaaaaaatgaacgCGACTCAAAATGATGCACTGAATATTCAAGGCGCATCTTTGCGCCAACttctttttatgctgctgtgCTCTATACACATAATCAAGGGTTGCatgaatttttaaactattttacaCTTGCGTTAacgaattaaatataaatttgcgcTCAGTATGCTTCGAATCGATTGACCGCCTTACATTTAGTTATCGCAATTGACCGACCGCCACTATTTTCCAAAACTTAAGCTTTGACAAAATGCTTAACAttgaacaaaatatttcaaattagcaatcaattagttaattgccaaactaatttaattaaaaactcaaagaatatttgtttgctagctATTGCATAGTCTGGCAACTCGCTGAATCGGTTGCTTACAGTAAATAAGCTAAGACACatgaatttatagcaataaatgacagtattttttttttttgaaacgattttatttacaatctgtCTATCGTAgacaataagcaaattttgtaaCAATAACATTTACAGTAATAGAAAGCTTTCAATAAAGCTTACTATTCTATTACATactatttaaagttttacaaATACTGGAGATCAAGAACATGTTTTCTTTTAAGCCTTCTAATTTCTAAGCTGTTATCTGCAAGATTAATTGCTAGAGTACTTTCAtggttttgtaatttgtttacgtATGCTATACTGTATTTTCTAATTTCATCTTTCACAAATGGGATTTTCAAGTCATTATggatatttgcatttgtcacATAAAAAGGAGCGTTAACAATTCTTCTTAACATGTTAGATTGGAAGCGCTGGAGGATGTCTATGTTTGAGTTGCTGGCTGTCCCCCATAGTTGTATACCATACGTCCAGACAGGCTTGAGAATCGCTTTATATAGCagtattttgttttctaaGCTGACTTGAGAATTTCGACCCAGTAACCAGGtcattttgttagcttttatAGTTAGTTGTTGTCTCTTTGCCTTTATGTGGTTCTTCCATATAAGCCTGCGATCAAAGTGCATGCCAAGATATTTAACTGTGTCACTTTGCGGAATAGGTGAGTTATTGAATCTCACTTCTGGGCAGTTTCCAGCTCTTAATGTAAATGTTACCTGTACAGACTTAAGTggatttacttttattttccaTCGCTGAAACCACTCTTCAAGAAGGTCGAGCTCGTGTTGTAGATATTCAGATGCTTCTTCCCTTAGAGAGCTATTTGCTATGATGGCTGTGTCGTCTGCGTAGGTTGCAACTCTTACATTATTTGCAATCGGCATGTCAGCAGTAAATAGCGTATATAAAACAGGACCTAGGACGCTACCTTGTGGGACGCCAGCATTTATGTTTACTATTGAAGAAGACTCCTCTTTTTGATGAACGTAGAAGCAGCGTTTATCGAGATACGATTTTAGCAGCAAATAGTATGGTGCAGGCagccatttttttattttagcttttgttttattaattataattaactatgcaaattatttatgtaagaAGATTCGTATTGAACATCAAGAAATGCAGCAGTGCAGTATTCTTTACACTCAAATGCTGTTATAATTTCATGTATCACTCTATGGCACTGCTCTGGGGTTCCATGTCCTCTCCTGAAACCAAACTGGTATTCGGGAATGATGGTGAGTTCGTCCAAAATAGGCAACATTCTCTTCAAGAGTATTTTTTCAAATACCTTAGAAAATGTTGACAGTAAGCTTATGGGACGGTACGACGATAACTCAGTTTCAGGTTTCTTTGGCTTTAAAATCATCACCACCTCAGCATATTTCCATTGAGTAGGAAAATGGTCTAGTCTCATGATCGCATTAAATATAAGAGTTAGTAAACGAATGCATTTTGGTGGTAAGTTTTTTATAGTTAGTCCATCAATTTTGTCCGGGCCGGgcgcttttttgttttttaagttcTTAATTTCCATTAAAACTTCCTTCGTTTGTATACGACGAATTGGTAAGCTCATTTGGCACGGAGAAACTAAAAATCTCTCTATATCTCTCTCGACAGTTTCGTTTACAATATTATTTGGCTGAAATACAGAGTGCAAGTGGTGCGCAAAAGCTTCAGCAATCTTGTCATCCGATCTACACCACTCTCCGTTATTGTTCTTAACAACTGTGCTTCTCTTAGCCGGTCTTTTGagatattttgttgctctccACAGAATATGTTCATAGTTTGATGATTGAGGATCTAGACTTTTAAGAAAAGAGGTAAGAGATTCATTCTTTAAGTCtgataacatttttttaagatCTGATGTTGCCTTGTTATACAGTCTCTTGTCAGCGGGATATCTGCTTTCCTGCCATCGTTTTCGCAAATTCCGTTTATTCTGTATCATTGACCGGATTTCAGTTGCTATAAATGGTGGTCTAATTTGTTGGCAGTAAGTTGCAGGAGCAGAGGATATATAACTCGCTGTATGTATTGCGGCTGTTAAATACTCTACTGCAGAATCTATTTCGTCTCCTGTTTTTAAAGACAAGTTGGAACTTACATTTGATTCAAGATGGTTTCTAAACGTATTgatgtttgttgttgatgagaTTATTTTATATGGTTTTTTATGCATACAAGCTACAGCGCAATATGTGGCTATTATAGGAGAATGATCAGAGCTTAAGTCAAAATTTTCGATAACATTCATGTGTGATTGTGGAATTCCagaaaaaactataaaatccATCAAGTCAGGAATTTTGCGGCTATCGGTGGGCCAGTATGTTGGTTTTCCTGTTGAAaggcttataaatttattggctCGTATGCATTTATAAAGCTCGCTTCCTTTAGGGTTAGTTAGTCTGGAGCCCCACCATGGATGTTTGGCGTTAAAATCACCTCCTACAATGAATCTCGGCCCAAGTCTCTGAAAAAAGTTATTGAAATCCGCTTCTTTGAGTGAATATCGAGGAGGCAGATAGATAGCAGATACTATCACATCTGCATGCACACATTTTATCTCTATAACAGCTGCTTGTATGGAGTCTTCCCTGACACTGTccataattgaaaattttattccATTTTTAACGAGAATGGCAGAGCCTCCATGAGCTCTGTTCGCAGGGGTGGTCGGCTCTTATTAAATCATATCCGATTATCCGACAGTAAGATTTGGTGGTAAAATGAGTTTCAGATATGAGCATGACgtgtatttcatttgtttttaaaaacataGATATTTCGTTTACATGGTTGGAAAGCCCATTGGCATTCCATATTCCGATATTAAGGTTTATttgctcctgctgcagctctggctctgttgctgttgttggcgttTTCCTTTATGCCGTCGTCGCCGCTGCGAAATATGCGCAATGAGCAAAAAGGCAATGCGAATAGACAACAAACGAAATGGCACGCTTACAGACTATGTCAGACGTTGACAGACGAATAGGGATAGCATGTAAAAGGGCTAGGAATAGCGCAGGACTTctgttgagcagcagcaaagtgctagaaaacttttgccacGGCGCAAtggaaaaaaatgcaagctaaATGCGCATAGTTCTGCATGCTGACTGCAGACACTCAACCGAACGCCCATCTACCCACTCACCCACCCATCCAGCCATATAAATAACTTGTCGTGGGTGGCGTGCAAGTCGTTGCGAGAcggaaaacaacaaaatgggcTTCATTTGACAGCTTGTTTGGCATTCTATTACGCTCGTGCAGCGACTCGCAGCTTGCATTATAACTGTGCTCACAGTTCCTCAAAAGCCTTGCAGCATAATAGTCGCACTAAATGCGCAGTCgagtagcagcagcataaaaaaaaaaaaaaattacgcaGCCAGGAGATAATGAAAATGGCTACctgcagcaaacaacaacaacaacgaaaaagtTAGTCATTAATCTGTGCTGTTAAAGCAAGACGATgatgcatttgtgtgtgttagggATAGCACGAAATTGGAATTGGGTCAACAGATACTTAAAAATTTCCGAAATTTAGCAGATtccacaattttaatttaaaaaataaactctcCAACCTAATGCTCCAACTCAACTCTGGGTACGTTCGCACTAAAAGCAACTATTAACAATAGCAAAAGGATTCGCTTTGGTGAGTGGGGCCagtgcttttaaaatttttgttgcaaaagcTGTTTGCCAAAATGGGTGCTAAGTGTAGCAGTCAATACTCACAAATTGAAGTGCACGTCCGCCATGTTGGGCCTGAATTTGATAGCCTCCTGCAGCACCAGCTTAGCCTCCGCATAGCGCGCCTGTGAGCTTAACACGCTGCCCAGATTGCCCAGCGCTTAACACCGacaaagagagcaagagcaaaagaggggaaattgaaaatttgcgCAAATGGCAGTGTATGGTCGTTGGGCTTACTTACCTTTGGGTGGATTGACGCTAATGGCGCTTCTATAGAGGCTCTCCTCATTTCGCCAGTCCTCATTGCGACGCACTGTACGCAAACTCATGGCGGCCAGCAACACACTGAGGCAGAGTAGAAAAGCACAGCGTGTCCTCGAGCCCGGTGAGCGCACGCAGGCGCAGGCCAACAGCTTAGAGACTCCAAAGCCCACCAGCAGGCAGAAGCCCACGCTGGGCAAATATAACAGTCGCTCGGCTACAACGAAACCCACATAAAAGAAGAGATTGCTGGCGGGCAGAAAGGGCAGCGTGAGAAAGGCGCAGGACATGAGCAATATGCAAGCGTTGCGCGCCTCCGCAGACATGCCAACCAAGTCTGATAATTCCCTTCGTTAGCTAGGGGCACAATCTGCTGGACACCACATCGAGTTGAGACTAGCAATGGATGCTCGGATTAAGAGCTTGGGCACTTCAAGCTGCGTCTCTTTGTTGCTGGCGGTGGTGCTAAATTGAGCTGGCGAGCTTGCATGCTGCTGCGTGAGCCACGAAACGCTTTATAGCAGATCGCCAAGTTGACCAATCGCTTAGTGGAAAAGAAATCACTATTATCTGTCTGTTGTGCTGGTGGTGTTCCGTTGCAACCACCACAACATAAGACGCATTAAGAGAGTTTTGTGAGTAAGCAATCACTGCCAGGATGTGCTTGGCAATAGACATCAGCGCCTCCTGTTGCAAGCACGCCTCATAGGCTGTAaacttattgctgttgctgctgctgttgttgttgttgttgagtcGCTTGCGCTTGGCGCGTGATTTGCGACCCACTTTCTGTATGTGATACTGTGGATACTCCGGGCTAGCCGCAGACTGCTCACgattgtgcagcagcaaaagcttgcCGCTGTGCCAGGCCACGCCCAGGAGCACACAATAGAAGCAAGCAGTCTGTGTGTTGCGCCGGTCCCAGATTGACGTCACGCGCGGCAAGGCGTCCATGCCCCAGTCAAAGCTGAGCACttgcggctgcagcagcagcttaaagttgaaCACGGGCAGGTAGAGAAACGTCAGCAGTCGCGTCCACATGGAAGCTGTGCGCGCTATGGGATTGTCAGCGCTGGAGAAGACTGTCTGGGGTCCCGGCACCACCACTAAACGGCAATAGGCAAGGCAGCAAAATGCACCTAATACAAAGCACAACGAACGCAGACGTTgctataaaagaaaagaaaataaaacttaattacaGAACAGATTAAAATATGAATGTATACTATAAGTAGAGTGATTCCAATTACAAAGCTTAGCTTACACATCGAATTGATTAACTACCCCATATTGGGATtctaagaataataataaatagggCAGCTGAATACAGACTCCGCTCGATAATAACAGCCTATcgatattcaatttttaacataaactttATCTAACATAGACCTGTAAGTATAACAGATCGTCGACGAGCAAGAAAATAAAGTAAACGTATTGAAATTGAGCAACCatcagttttaattaaagaataCTTAAACAGCCTACTAAAATTAGATCTTTGAGTTCTAAGACTCGCctgtttaattaacaaaaaacttaatatACTTAGCCTCCTACAAACTGTTTATTTTCTAACTTTGAATGATTTATGGTATGGAAAACATTTTGATGATCCCATTCTTAACTCTGACTCTGACatttaataatcaatgtttaatttttgtacacATATCAAGGAATGATTAGTAAGACTCTTACCTTATCCACTAAGCCACAAAGGCTGCGCATCACATCGACTGCCGCACACACCAGCAGCGCTGTAATGGCCGTCTCCTTgcagagcagcgctgccagcgcaaaGAGCAGCGTGAGGATCAAGGCCAGCCATTGTCGCGGATCGGCGGACTCTCGCCAGCGTATGTGGCGCAAGTAGGCGAGGTACGTCAGCAGGTAGCACACACAGGCGGCAACAT
Proteins encoded in this region:
- the LOC108606313 gene encoding protein O-mannosyl-transferase TMTC2 — encoded protein: MDYTCLFCCGLAFALYLNTLNAGFVYDDRRAILANGDVSGAAPWQRSFGNDFWGTPLTDSGSHGSWRPLCVLSFRLNYVLGGGFAPWGFHLVNNLLHCMATALVVRVARTLLASFWAVLATGALFAVHPIHTEAVAGVVGRADVAACVCYLLTYLAYLRHIRWRESADPRQWLALILTLLFALAALLCKETAITALLVCAAVDVMRSLCGLVDKQRLRSLCFVLGAFCCLAYCRLVVVPGPQTVFSSADNPIARTASMWTRLLTFLYLPVFNFKLLLQPQVLSFDWGMDALPRVTSIWDRRNTQTACFYCVLLGVAWHSGKLLLLHNREQSAASPEYPQYHIQKVGRKSRAKRKRLNNNNNSSSNSNKFTAYEACLQQEALMSIAKHILAVIAYSQNSLNASYVVVVATEHHQHNRQIIQHASSPAQFSTTASNKETQLEVPKLLIRASIASLNSMWCPADYLVGMSAEARNACILLMSCAFLTLPFLPASNLFFYVGFVVAERLLYLPSVGFCLLVGFGVSKLLACACVRSPGSRTRCAFLLCLSVLLAAMSLRTVRRNEDWRNEESLYRSAISVNPPKALGNLGSVLSSQARYAEAKLVLQEAIKFRPNMADVHFNLGILHQNQQDYQAAVECFQRAIKFRSSLAVAYLNLGISFIALGKRQQAIEVLQQGATLDGATVRDRAAHDQARSSAYLQLGALYVEQGKLQQALAVYREALSSLPAHHREVLYQRIGDVCGRLQQWDEAERHHRAALALQPNQVAAHLSYGITLARNSSRAAEAEMWFKRALQLAPEQASVYHHYAEFLALQSRHHESAVYHCRAAELAPTDYALVVAAATSLRLLDRKQEAEHWYRKAVALRPNDAHAHTNLGAILHLLGRTHHAAASYKAALRLQPDDSITLGNLAKLGVTNV